The following is a genomic window from Clostridium sp..
GCAGCGTGTATATTGTTTATACTATCTATAGGTGGGGGCGTCAAGGCTTATTACAGTCCATCGGCTACGGTACTGGTGAGTATAAATCCGTATGTTGAACTGAAGGTAAATTTTTTAAATAGAATTATTTCTTCCAGGGCATTGAATAATGATGGAAACAAAATATTGAATCAGGTTGATATAAATAATGCTAATATTAATGATGGATTGAGAATTATAATTGATCAATCTAAAAAAGATAAATTCATTGATTCGGATTATACGAAGACAAAAACTATTTCTATTGATATAGACGGTAAAGATATAAATATTTCAAAATTCAAGTCTCAGATGAAGGCTTCCAACTTGAACATTGAAATTGAATCAAACGGTAATGTGATTTTAAATAAGAATTCAATCGATAATTCAAAAGGAAGTGTAAAGGCGACTGATAACATATTGAATAAAGTTGAGCAGCCAAGTACCGGAAGCAGCTCTAAAAAACCTGATAATATCAATCATACCAGTAGAAGTCATATAAATACAGGTAGCGGCAGGTCAGCCCTGGATAAAAACAATGAAAAGAAAAAATACAATTCGAGAGGACCACACCAGTATAATAATAAAAACGGCAGTAAAATCAAGAAAAGTTATCAACATAATAACGGTCCGAATGTCGAAAGGGTAAAGAGAGTTGAGAATCAAAAAAAGAGTCCATATAAAAAGGGTTCGAAGACATGGAGATAGAAAATGGAGGATAATATGTGCAGTGCATATTGCTATGAATTTGAAATCGGAAAGATGGTAATTGTTGAGGACAACAGGACAATTACTCGTATATATTTTGGAGAGCATATACCCGAAAATGCTGGAAAAATTGAGACACCCTTAATTAGAAAGGCACATGAAGAACTTGATGAGTATTTTAGTGGAACAAGGAAAGTTTTTGATTTGCCGCTGGCACCGCAGGGAACGGAATTTCAGACAAGAGTATGGAAAGCGCTTTTGAATATTCCCTATGGGAAAACCTGTAGTTATAAAGAAATAGCAGAAAGTATAGGAAATGGTAAAGCATGTCGTGCGGTGGGTATGGCAAATAATAAAAATCCAATTGTAATTGTAATACCATGTCACCGTGTTGTCGGTTCCAATGGACAGCTGGTTGGCTATGCAGGCGGTTTGAATGTGAAGAAAAAACTTCTGGATATGGAAAAGGCTTATTGACAATAAATTCATTGTAGTATATCATGAAGTAAATTGAATAATTAAATCTTATCAAGAGTGGTGGAGGGACTGGCCCTTTGAAACCCGACAACCAACATTTGTACATGAATGTATGGTGTCAATTCCAGCAGAATATTCTGAGAGATAAGAAAAATATTTTATGAAATTAAAGTTGTTTTTCTTATGGAAGACAACTTTTTTAATGCAAATATTTATTAAATTTATGGGGAGGAAATATATGACAAAAGAAACTAGCTTTATAACAAAATGTGTACATGTAGGTAATGGTGTTGATAAAGAAACTGGTGCTATAAGGCGGCCTATAACCATGGCAAATTGCTATAGACTTCCAGAAGATGCATCATCGATTAACTGGAGTGATCCGAACCAGATGCTTTATACAAGAAATACTTCTGCAAATCAGCTCTATCTTCAGCAGAGACTGGCTGCATTGGAGGGCGGTGAAGATTGTGTGGTACTGGCAAGTGGAGTTGCAGCACTTGCAGGAGTGTTTTTCACATTTCTTGAAAGCAAAGCCCATGTAATATGTTCAAATGTCTCATATATAGCGGTTTACAGACTGCTTAACCAATATCTCCCAGATAAGTATGGAGTAGAAGCAACACTTGTAGATACATCCAATCTGGAAGAGATAAAAAAGGCAATAAGACCTAATACGAAGCTTATTCATGTGGAGACACCGGGAAATCCAACTACAAAAATAAGCGATATTGCAGAAATAGCCAAAATTGCCAGGTCCATTGGAGCATTGTTTAGTGTGGACAGTACATTTGCATCTCCGTATCTGCAGCATCCTCTTGAACTTGGAGCCGACCTGGTGGTTCATAGCCTGACAAAGTACATAAATGGACATGGTGATGCCATGGGTGGAGCGGTAATAGGAAAAAAGGAACTTATAGACAAAATAAAAGGCCAGGCTATGGTCAATCTTGGAGGTACGATAAGTCCATTCAATGCATGGCTTATAATGAGAGGGGTTGTGACACTGCCTCTTCGTATGAAGCAGCACAGCGATACGGCACTCAAGGTTGCACAGTATCTGGAATCAAATCCATCTGTGAAATTTGTTGCATATCCAGGCCTTGAAAGTCATCCCCAGCATGAAATTGCCAAAAAGCAGATGAGGATGTATTCAGGAGTCATAGCTTTTGCACTTAAGGCAGACAGCGAGACTCACAATAAATTTATAAATGCACTTGAACTGGTTGTCCCGGCAGTTTCCCTTGGACATGATGAAAGTCTTATTGTATATACAGGCCCAAATGATGAAAGAATAAATTTCTATCCTGAAATATTCAGAGACGGATATATAAGATTCAGCATAGGACTTGAAAGTGCAGAGGATATTATTTATGATTTAAAACAGGCACTTGAAAAATGCGGACTGTGAATTGGAGTAAAACAGCATGCTGCAAAACTAAGTATTTAGTTTTGCAGCATGCTGTTTTGTTTACAGGATTTAACGTATATGAATATCTCTTAAATAAAACTTAACAAGAATGTGCAGTCAAAAATTACATATAGGAAATATTATTATATTGGGGATATAAATAAAGAGGTGTCAGGTTGATGATATTAAATACTCACTTAATATTTTCCAAAATTGTATATAAACATTGTTTAAAAGAACTGAATTTCAAATTAAATAAAATCCTTTTTATGTATGGAAATATCAAGCCGGATATTTCTCCTAATTCCTGTAGGAATCCTCATACTTTAAAGGATAGCTTGAATGTTGTATCTGAATGTTTTGATAAATTGTCTCATGATGAACTGGATATTAATCAGTTTTCGATGATTCTGGGGATTATGTGCCATTATATAAGTGACTATTTCTGTCTGTATCATACAGAGGAATACAGCAATAAAAATATCTTTGGACATATAGCATATGAAATAGTACTCCATTTTAATTTACGAATTCTTCTCATACGCGGCAAGCTGAAATTAATAAATAATAAAAGTTTACCGCAGAGAAATATTCTGTCGATTATTTTCAATATGCAGCGAGAATATTTCAAGCAGAAGAGGTCATTTCTAAGGGATATAACCTATGCTGTATCGACTATAAATATGACAGTAGAATCAATAATCTATTTCAATTCACACGATTTTTCAAATCTGGAAAGTTATGATTTGCCAAAAGACATAGGAGGGATAATGTGAAAGTAGCTATTTTTACAGATACTTTTTTACCCCAGATAAATGGAGTTACCAATACTCTAAGTAAACTTGTAGAATATTATGAAAAAAACAATATTGATTATATGGTATTTGCACCTGACAATAATGTAGATGAAGATGAAAATTATAATATCCAGAGGTTTTTCAGCATAAAATTTTTCCTTTATCCGGAATGTAGAATAGCTTTTCCTAATACCTTTAGGTTGAATGACCTATTGTCCAGTTTTAAACCGGATATAATACAGCTTATGACCGAATTCAATATGGGAATGGTGGGTCTGAAATATGGGAAAAAACATGGAATTCCTACCGTATCCAATTATACGACTAATTTTTGTCAGTATTTGAATTATTACAATCTGGATTTTTTAAGTGGTTATGTATGGAATTATCTGAGATGGTTTCACAATCAAAATAGTTTGACCTTGTGTCCATCAGAAGAGGCAAAATTCTATCTTAAAAAGAAAGGACTATCAAATACAGATATTTTTTCAAGGGGGATAGATTCTGAAAGGTTCAATCCTGCAGTGAGAAGTGAGAATTTAAGAAGACAACTTGGTATTAATAATAAATTGGTATTTTTATATGTAGGGAGGGTTTCACCTGAGAAGGATCTGGATATCCTGATTGATGCCTATAAAAAAATCTACTGTAAATATAGAGAAAGAGTGGCCCTTATTATAACAGGAGAAGGACCGTACATGGACAAGTGTAAGGACGATCTTCCGGAAAATACTATATTTACTGGATTTAAAAGAGGAAGGGAATTGGCGCAAATTTATGCATCCAGTGATATATTTACTTTTCCTTCTTCGACAGAAACTTTTGGGAATGTAGTACTTGAGGCAATGGCTTCAGGTATTACGGTTATAGGTGCCGATGCAGGAGGAGTCAGGAATATAATTGAGCATGGAATTAACGGACTTAAATTCAAGGCAAGGGATGCCAATGAGCTTGTTGATTTAATGATAGAGGTGATTGAGAATGAAGATTTGAGAAATGTATTGAGTATAAATGGAAGAAATACCGGACTGAATAGATCCTGGAACAAAGTTTTCGGCGGACTTATGGACACCTATAATGATATTTTAATAAATAAGGATAACAGTGTTATCAGTGCCTGATATATTTTGACATTTTTACTTGAAATTCTACAAAAAACTACGAAAACTATAGTAATAAAAACTATAGTCATGTTGTAGAACTTAAATTAGGACTGTAAAGTGGCTATACAGGGAGGTAACAAATGAAAAAGCGGAGTATATCAACTAAAATCAACTTGATAATCATACCGGTGATATTAATTGCAATGATTTTTTTAACAGTGATTACCTATTTTAGTACTAGAGCCATAGTAAATCAACAGATAACTGCAGAGATGAACAGCAGATTATCGGACGGTTCTGAAATGACTCAAAAATTGCTGCTGAATAACGCAAGAGTTGTCCAGACTCTGGCAAAGACGGTTGAAGCCTCATATAATGTTCTAAATAAAAATAATTATGTATCAATGTTAAAAAAGTTTCCAACAACAAATTATGAAACCTGTGGTGTCGGTGTCTGGTTTGAACCATACAAATACAAAAAGAATATCAAATATTTCGGACCGTATGCATATAAAGATAATGGCAATGTAGTTTATACTGATGACTGGAGCAAGCCTGAAAATGATTATCCGAATCAAGACTGGTATAAGATAGGATTGGATACTAGTAAAGATATAGCCTGGTCTCAGCCATATGTCGATCCGGTAACAAAAGTTTCCATGATAACGGCAACAGCTCATTTTTTGGATGCAGACAATAAAATTTTAGGTGTTGCTACTGCAGATATGGATTTAACCAATCTGCAAAAGAACATTAACAATATGAAGATAGGACAGACGGGAAAGGCGTTCTTAATAGACAAAAGCGGAATGTATGTAGCAACAGACGAAAAGTCAAAAATTATGACTAAAAAAATCCAAAATGAATCAAATTCATCTCTTGCAGCTGCGGGAAGAAGTATGATTTCAACAAATTCCGGTGAAAAAACCTATACTGTTAATGGAACACGGTACAGGTTATATTTCACTTCTGTCCCGAATTCAAATATGATTGTTGGGATACATATTTCTGAAAAGGAGTTGTTCAGCCCTGTTAATTCTTTAATGATAAGATCAATTATAATAGCAGGTGTGCTTATACTGTTAGTAGGATTGATTATCTTTAGGTCCACTAGAAGAATGACAAAACCATTAAATGTTGTTGTAGGACAGTTAAGTTCAATTGCAGAGGGCAATTTAACGACTGAGATATCTGAAAAATTTTTGACAATGAATGATGAAGTAGGGGATGTTTCACGGGCAGTAAAGGAAATGCAGGAATCACTAAAATCCTTACTTTTGGGGATGAGGGATTCATTTAATAAAATTATGGATTATACAAAGGAATTAAGGCATATATCAGATGAAGTGTCCGACAATTCTCATGGAGTTTCTTCAGCCATTCAGGAAATAGCAAAGGGAACCAGTGGACAATCAGAGGATTTAGTAAACATAGCAGGTATTGTAAATGAATTCGGTGAGGCAATCGATATGGTAGTAAATGAAATTGGTGAAATAGATGGTTCATCGAAGGGAATCAACAACAAGGCAAATGAAAGCAATAGCAAAATGCAGCTGGTAATTCAATCAATTAACAAGGTAAATTCAATATCTTCTGGATTTAAAGAAAAAATAGGTGGATTCACCACCAGTATTGTCAAAATAAATGAAATTACCGGATTGATCAACAGTATCGCAGAGCAGACGAATCTTCTTGCGCTGAATGCTGCAATTGAAGCGGCAAGGGCAGGAGAAGCGGGCAGGGGATTTGCAGTAGTCGCCGACGAGATCAGAAAACTTGCCGAGCAGAGTAAAAATTCATCTGAAAATATCAAGAATTTGATTGATGGTATTTCAAACAGCATGAGTACCATAGTTGATACATCGGAAGATATGAATAAAGAAATTACCGGTCAGGTTGAAGCGGTGAATTCGGCAATTGATTCTTATAAAATTATAATTGAAGAGATCAGTGGAATGATGCCTAAAATTGAATCAATAAATACTTCAGCTGTAAAAATAGATGAGGAAAAGGAAAATATATCAAATAAAATTGAATCAGTATCAGCAGTTGCTGAAGAAGTATCGGCATCTTCACAGGAAATTGCTGCATCCTCTGAGGAAATGGATAAATCCTCGAAAAATGTTGAAGAATCAGCCAGAACATTGGAAAATATGACAAATGATATGATGACTCATATGAATAAATTCAAGTTGTAATGCAAATGAGATGAGTATGGATCAGGTAAAATTAATCTGTACTCATTTTATAATTTGATCCGTTTTTACTTTTTAAAATGCTTATAGCATAAAAATTAATGTATGCTGTAAGTGCTTGTTTTTTGTTTGCAGTTAATTATGCTAAATAGTCCATATTTTAACATAGTAGTAACAAGGATTTAAAAAAAATGTAGTAGTGTAAAATACATAGCAGTATAATCATGATCTCATAAATACATAGAAAGAAGGATTTTATTATGGAATTAAATACATTGAAAAATGAAGAGAAAAGAATGAATCTATTTATGTTTTATGTAAATGCAATATTACCTATTATGGCATTCCTGTTCGTATATTTTTTCTTAAATGGTAATTCAAGAGATGCCATAGTTTTCTTAATGACTGCCATAAGCATACTTATAAAACTGATGGAGAAAATATTAGGAAAATATACTAAATATCTTTATATTTCAATTATTCCTGCTTTGGGAGCATTAACTATTGTATATACAAATGATGGTAGATTTGGAGCTATGACTCAAGCTTATTTTGTTATACTGATGTTGGCAATTGCATACTATGATAAAACTGTTGTAATAGTCAATAGTTCTGTGACAATAATATCGAATTTGATATTTGCAATTTTTTACACAAACCAATTTTTAATAATGTATAATATTCCGGTATGGATATACATTATGATAGTATTTATGTTGGGAACTGCAATAGCAATTCTTATATCCCAACGAACATATAATTTATTTGCTTCTACTGAAAACAAGGAAAAACAAACGACAAAAATGCTTGATGCTCAGAATAGCATAATGGAAAGTGTCAACAATGTATTCAATTCACTGCAAAACAGTTCAAAAAAAATCTATGAATCTCTTGATATTTTCAACGAAACCTCTCATCAGGTTGCCAAGGCCTCCCAGGAAATTGCAGTTGATTCAGGAAAGCAGGCAAAAGAGGTTGACAGTAATTTTAAGATTTGCAACCAATTGGCCGAAAAGCTTGAAATTGCAGAAAATAAAATAGATGAAACTGTCTCCACTATGAATAGTCTAAAACAGAATAATGATTCGGGAGCAAAAGCCATTGACAAGCTTTCAGATAAATTCAAGGAAAACAGAAAATCAACAGAAGATGTGGCACTTCAAATAACAAAGCTGTCCGAAAAATCAAACTCCATAAGAAAAATAATAGATTCAATCAACAGTATTGCAGAACAGACCAATCTGCTCGCCTTGAATGCGGCTATAGAAGCTGCCAGGGCAGGAGAAGCCGGACGTGGTTTTGCAGTTGTGGCAGAAGAAGTGAGAAAACTTGCAGAACAGTCCGCAGAATCAACTCAGGGCGTGGATTCCATTTTAGTAGAGATAATGGACATAATTTATAAAACCAAAGGAAACGTGGAAAGCAATAAAATCGTTGTAGAGGAATCCAATAAAAGTCTGGATGTTACGATAAAGTCCTTTGACAATATTGTACTGTCATCAGACAGCATAATTGAAATGATAAATTTTTTAAAGGAAGAATTAGATAAAATAAAGGATTTGAAAAATACTCTGCTTGAATCAATGAAGAAACTGTCTTCAATATCCGAGGCTTCTGCAGCATATACTGAAGAGACAGGTGCATCAATAGAAGAACAGACAACTTCAGTGGATATTCTTGTTAAATCCATGGATGAAGTTAAAGTTACTATTAATAAGCTTTCTGGAATTTTAAGTGAGAATTCATAAAATTTTAGAGCATTAAATTTTAAAATCGTTAAAGCCTAGATACATATGTTTCGTCAAATGTTTTTAAGTTGAATTTAATTAAACCTAGATTATAAAAAGAATGGAGGATTTTATAATGTACAATCATAATGCTGTAATTAGAGGAATTGAATATTATCATCCTAAAAATAAGGTTGATAATAAATTTTTTATTGACCACTTTAATGAACAGGGGAAAAATATAGATGATTTGTTGAAGACTACAGGAAGAAATACTAGATATATTTCAAAAGATTTTAATGAAACAGTAGTAACTATGGGAGTTAAAGCAGCTAAAAAAGTATTAGATAGTACTAATATTAATCCATCGGAATTAAATTTAATAATCTTTTCTTCAGGTACTCCTGAATATCTTTCACCATCTAATGCTTTGGAAATCCATGAGTTAATACAGGCAGGTCAAAAATGTGCAGTATATGATTTGAATGCTAATTGTGTTGGTATGATTGTTGCGTTAGAACAAGCTAGTAGAATTTTTAGAGATAACATTAATATAAAATATGCACTTGTTATCGGCTCAGATCAATTAAATAAATATTCAAGATTTGATGAAGCTATAACTTATTCTAATTTTGGAGACTCAGCTTGTGCCATTATATTAGAAAATATTTCAAATACAAATGCAGGATTTATTGACTCGGATTTTTATACAAACTCAAGAAATTATGATAAGATACTTTTACCAGCTAAAGGCTTAACTCTAACTATCCACGATAAAAGATTAAATATAAAAGATAAATTAGTTAAATGGATACCATTTAACTTCGATGGAGCTTTTCACAGTGCGAAAATATCTATAGAAGAAGTGCTTACCAGAAATAATTTGCAGAAAAAAGATATAAAAAAATATTTTGTATCCCAATTTGCAAAGAAAAGTATTGAACAAATATGTGATGATCTAAATGAAGATATAAAAAAATTTACATTTGTAGGTGATAAATTTGGGTATACAGGGACTACAAGTCCATTTTTAGCTTTTTCAACATCAATTGAAAAAAAAGAGATTAATAAAGATGATTATATAATTTTTTGGTCTGTTGGGGCTGGTACAACATGCAGTTGTGTTCTATACAAATATTGAATAATTTAACATTAAAATTATTTTTAAGTTTAGCTTATAGATACTTTGAGTTGTTTTTGCAGACTGCTGGAGTTTTTAATTTAGCAGCTGCTATTTTTTTAGAAATTGAAAAAATCACATTACATATGGAGGAATGTTTATGTATAACAAAATCAATGGTGTTAATTATGAACTTATAGAAAATTCATCAAGCAGTGAAAACCTTGTATTTGTACATGGTTCAGGATGTAATCGTAAATTTTTAAGGCCGCTGGCCCAAATGCTTCCCGAGTTCAATTGCTATCTGATAGATCTACCCAATCATGGTGATTCCGACAATAAAAATTGTATAGGAGCTGAGGATTATATTGATGCTGTGTCTGAATTCGTCTCTACTTTGAATAATGTCACTATAATAGGGCATTCCCTGGGAGGTACCATATGCATTGGTGTTGCAGCAAGGAACATTCCTTCAGTAAAAAGAAGCATAATTGTAAGCTCCAGTGCAAAATACTATAAATTGGATCAGAAAATTCACAATATGGTTGAAAAAGGAAAAGCAGATTGGGACTATCTTCTGGAATGTCTTTCTTCTTTGGACAATCCCGATGTTTCACAGATTATTTTAACTCTTGAATCTGAAGATGTATTGATTAGGGATTTCGATATTGATATAAAAGTTGATCTAGAGGATATTTCAGGTAATATTAGTATACCAACATTAATTGTAGCAGGCGGCGATGATATCCTTGCACTTCCTGAATATTCGACAAAGCTTCACGAGAAAATTGACAATTCTAAATTAATTATTGTTCCAAATATCAGACATATGCTTCCAGTTGCAAAAAAAATATATGTTGCTCAGTTGATTAGAGAATTTATAAGCCAGAATAGCATTTGATTTAACAAGCATATAACAAGTTATTAATATTCCAATGATATCATTTCTATAACAAATTTTATAAATAATTATATAAAAGGCGGGTTGTGATATGGGAAAAAATGATTATAGCTATCTGTCCAGGAGAAATCAGATATTTAAAAGGGATCGCAGAATAAATGAAAGATTTGGTTACAGCTCCAAATTTAAAATTGCAAGTGTGAATTCTGAAAAGTCGGATCTTGAAGCATCTGGTGTCGACCTCTCTATTTCTGGTATGGGATTTATATCAGACAGAAAATTTGAAGTGAATGATGTGCTTGAAGTTATATTCAAACATAAAAATATGACTATACCTGCAATTGTCAAGGTAAATCATGTGGATTTGTATGATGATGGTTATTTTATTGGTGGACAATTTATAGCAATACAAAATATATACAGGGACATGTTAAAGCAGGATCTATCATAGCTTCTAAAAATTCACTAATTTGTAGATTTTACAGGAGATGAATGAAATGAAACAAACGGGACTTAAGGTACTTTTGTTGGTTCTATGTATTTCTATTGTTTTTACAGGCTGTGCAAATAAGAATGCCAGGGTATATTCCGATTCTCAGGAACAGATCAGGTCAGCACCTCTTAATATCGGGATCATAACGGATGTTGGGGGAATTAATGACAAATCTTTCAATCAATCCGCATGGGAGGGTCTCAAAAAAGCACAGAAGGATTTCGGTTCAAAAGTAAGCTATATCGAAACAAAAAATAGCAATGATTATGCCAAAAATTTTGAATCTGCTTCAAATGAAAAAAAGGATCTGATATGGGGTATTGGATTTATGATGGCAGATGTTATAAAAGCCGAAGCTCAGGAACATCCCAAACAGAAATATGCAATAATAGACAATACTTATGGTAATGATACACCTTCGAATTTAGTAGGAGTAGTTTTTAAGGAAAATGAAAGTTCATTTCTTGTAGGTTACATAGCCGGGAAAATGACAAAGACAAATACTGTTGGATTTATTGGCGGTGTTGATAGTGCTTTGATCCAGAAATTCCAATATGGATATATGGCAGGAGTCAGATATGCAAATCCAAAGTGCAAAGTTGTAAGTGAATATGCAGGCTCGTTTTCCGACCCGGCCAAGGGCAAGGAGATTGCTTCCAGAATGTATGATGGTGGAGCTGATATAATATTCCATGCTTCAGGTGCAACGGGAAACGGATTGATAGAGTGTGCCAAGGAGAAGGGAAAATACTGTATAGGTGTGGATTCTGACCAGAGTGTTCTGGCGCCGGATAATGTTATAACTTCAGCTATGAAAAAAGTGGATGTTGCGGTGTATGATGTTGCAAAGGACCTGAAAAATGGTAAATGGAATGGAGGAGCAACACTACAATACGGTTTGTCTGAAGGAGGAGTCGACATAGCACCGACCACCGGTAAGCTTGTCCCAGAAAATATTTTGAATGAAGTAAATGGAATTAAAGCAAAAGTAACATCTGGCCAGTTGAAAATTCCCGAAACAAAGGAAGAATATGATAAATTTCATTAAACAGAGGAAGAGGTGTAGTCATGAAGTTTGTAGATAAAATACAAAAACTGTTGAGTTTCAGTTCATTTAATGTAAAAAAAGATTTCAAGGCAATGCTGGTCCTCGTTCTTGCGCTTCTTGTCATTGTACCACTTATAGGTGGTGGAGCGTATATAAGTATAAATTCCACAAATCTAATTAAAAAGAATATATATCTGTCAAATGAGCAGCTGATAGGAAGAATAAATGATGATATAAAATTCAATCTGGATAGTATAGCAAATCAGATACAGTCGATGGCAGACAATCCCAATATCAAATCAATGAATCATGATGAAATGCAAAGTATTTTAATCCAGGGGGCAAAGTCAAATGAGGCAATTGACGGTATATCAATCTCAGATGCAAAAGGACAGATTATATATAATACAGCTGGAGTTTATAAAAATATTTCCAGAGAAGAGTATTTTCAAAATGCAATTTCCGGTAAGATAGGGTATTCAAAAGTGAAAATATCCGAGATCAACAGCAAGCCTCTGGAATTTTACTACAGTGCACCTGTTAAAATGGGTACAAATATTGTGGGATGTGTTACTGCAACTATTGATGTAAATTCATTAAGTAAAATTATAAATGATGTGCAAAAGAATAAAAATGATATTACTTTTATAGTAGATAATAACGGCATGGTAGTTGCCCATAAAGATTGGTCTAATTTCAATAGGGTATCCATGTACAGAAATTTTCCTCCGGTAAAGGAGGTTATTGCAAACAAAAGCGGACAGGGAACCTATGATTTTAATAATAGCACATTGCTTGCAATATATTCGCCAATGTCAAATCTGAAATGGGGGATATTGACAATAGTTCCTTATGACGTTGCCTTTTCAGATGTAAAGGCGCAGAATGATGTTTTCCTGGCAATAGTGGTGTTTATGCTTATTGTCAGCATATTGGTTGCCCTGTTGATTTCACAATTTGTTACAAATCCTCTGTGTAATCTCAATATAGCTCTGGATGCTGTTTCTACAGGAAATCTTATGGCAGGGGTTGAAGAGAAATTTTTAAGGCGGCAGGATCAGCTGGGTGAAATAGCGAAAAATTTTAATGGTGTAGTTTCTAAACAGCTTATCCTTATCGATAAAGTGAAGGGTATGATTAAAGATGTACAGAGCAGCAATGAAGATACAAGCAATCAGGTGGATGAACTGATTTTAGCCAGCAAGAATGTGAGTACAGCCATGGGGGAAATTGCCAATGGCACAGTTGAACAGACAAGTTACATGTCCATAATAGTTGATAGATTTTCCACACTCAAGAAGAGCCTGGACAATATTAATACAAGTACGAATAAAATTGTAAATTACACCAGGCAGACTAAAGACAAGAACCAGCGGGGAATTGTGTCTGCAACAGAATTAAAGGAAGAATTTAAAAAGAATTATGAATCAATACAAAGTGCTGCATCTAATATAAAGGACTTGTCAGATAAATCAAAGTCCATAGGGACAATTACGGATTCA
Proteins encoded in this region:
- a CDS encoding methyl-accepting chemotaxis protein is translated as MELNTLKNEEKRMNLFMFYVNAILPIMAFLFVYFFLNGNSRDAIVFLMTAISILIKLMEKILGKYTKYLYISIIPALGALTIVYTNDGRFGAMTQAYFVILMLAIAYYDKTVVIVNSSVTIISNLIFAIFYTNQFLIMYNIPVWIYIMIVFMLGTAIAILISQRTYNLFASTENKEKQTTKMLDAQNSIMESVNNVFNSLQNSSKKIYESLDIFNETSHQVAKASQEIAVDSGKQAKEVDSNFKICNQLAEKLEIAENKIDETVSTMNSLKQNNDSGAKAIDKLSDKFKENRKSTEDVALQITKLSEKSNSIRKIIDSINSIAEQTNLLALNAAIEAARAGEAGRGFAVVAEEVRKLAEQSAESTQGVDSILVEIMDIIYKTKGNVESNKIVVEESNKSLDVTIKSFDNIVLSSDSIIEMINFLKEELDKIKDLKNTLLESMKKLSSISEASAAYTEETGASIEEQTTSVDILVKSMDEVKVTINKLSGILSENS
- a CDS encoding ketoacyl-ACP synthase III, giving the protein MYNHNAVIRGIEYYHPKNKVDNKFFIDHFNEQGKNIDDLLKTTGRNTRYISKDFNETVVTMGVKAAKKVLDSTNINPSELNLIIFSSGTPEYLSPSNALEIHELIQAGQKCAVYDLNANCVGMIVALEQASRIFRDNINIKYALVIGSDQLNKYSRFDEAITYSNFGDSACAIILENISNTNAGFIDSDFYTNSRNYDKILLPAKGLTLTIHDKRLNIKDKLVKWIPFNFDGAFHSAKISIEEVLTRNNLQKKDIKKYFVSQFAKKSIEQICDDLNEDIKKFTFVGDKFGYTGTTSPFLAFSTSIEKKEINKDDYIIFWSVGAGTTCSCVLYKY
- a CDS encoding alpha/beta fold hydrolase, whose protein sequence is MYNKINGVNYELIENSSSSENLVFVHGSGCNRKFLRPLAQMLPEFNCYLIDLPNHGDSDNKNCIGAEDYIDAVSEFVSTLNNVTIIGHSLGGTICIGVAARNIPSVKRSIIVSSSAKYYKLDQKIHNMVEKGKADWDYLLECLSSLDNPDVSQIILTLESEDVLIRDFDIDIKVDLEDISGNISIPTLIVAGGDDILALPEYSTKLHEKIDNSKLIIVPNIRHMLPVAKKIYVAQLIREFISQNSI
- a CDS encoding PilZ domain-containing protein, which translates into the protein MGKNDYSYLSRRNQIFKRDRRINERFGYSSKFKIASVNSEKSDLEASGVDLSISGMGFISDRKFEVNDVLEVIFKHKNMTIPAIVKVNHVDLYDDGYFIGGQFIAIQNIYRDMLKQDLS
- a CDS encoding BMP family lipoprotein, which produces MKQTGLKVLLLVLCISIVFTGCANKNARVYSDSQEQIRSAPLNIGIITDVGGINDKSFNQSAWEGLKKAQKDFGSKVSYIETKNSNDYAKNFESASNEKKDLIWGIGFMMADVIKAEAQEHPKQKYAIIDNTYGNDTPSNLVGVVFKENESSFLVGYIAGKMTKTNTVGFIGGVDSALIQKFQYGYMAGVRYANPKCKVVSEYAGSFSDPAKGKEIASRMYDGGADIIFHASGATGNGLIECAKEKGKYCIGVDSDQSVLAPDNVITSAMKKVDVAVYDVAKDLKNGKWNGGATLQYGLSEGGVDIAPTTGKLVPENILNEVNGIKAKVTSGQLKIPETKEEYDKFH
- a CDS encoding methyl-accepting chemotaxis protein translates to MKFVDKIQKLLSFSSFNVKKDFKAMLVLVLALLVIVPLIGGGAYISINSTNLIKKNIYLSNEQLIGRINDDIKFNLDSIANQIQSMADNPNIKSMNHDEMQSILIQGAKSNEAIDGISISDAKGQIIYNTAGVYKNISREEYFQNAISGKIGYSKVKISEINSKPLEFYYSAPVKMGTNIVGCVTATIDVNSLSKIINDVQKNKNDITFIVDNNGMVVAHKDWSNFNRVSMYRNFPPVKEVIANKSGQGTYDFNNSTLLAIYSPMSNLKWGILTIVPYDVAFSDVKAQNDVFLAIVVFMLIVSILVALLISQFVTNPLCNLNIALDAVSTGNLMAGVEEKFLRRQDQLGEIAKNFNGVVSKQLILIDKVKGMIKDVQSSNEDTSNQVDELILASKNVSTAMGEIANGTVEQTSYMSIIVDRFSTLKKSLDNINTSTNKIVNYTRQTKDKNQRGIVSATELKEEFKKNYESIQSAASNIKDLSDKSKSIGTITDSIKSIAEQTNLLALNAAIEASRAGEAGKGFAVVADEVRKLAEQSSDSAREIQDIITEIGVFVNKIGKEFVNTTQIAERSNDKLETTIEIFESIINNSDELIKDIEFLYEEMYKMKNNEDEVDKCVDNTSSIIEQGSATTEEVNATMEEQLVTMEKICNKIHDINNKTRELQEFVEFFKTEA